The following coding sequences are from one Tolumonas lignilytica window:
- a CDS encoding YihY family inner membrane protein, which yields MKQDPSRLLTLRNQRGVWCRLFCLRLRRFLAFFWKRVWHDRLPVLAGHLAYVSLLSIVPLLAVIFSLLSWLPRFSHFRRQFELFVFSHFVPETEIAFRYHFSLFVKNASRTTSIGLCMLVLLALLLIAAIDENLNHIWRCRGQRKWLKTVTMYSTVLGIAPLLVGGSLLLSAQIQDWAVWDYELVSLLGGGLMTLFPYLLSLGGFLLLYKIVPNVYVYWQHAFLGAMLAALLFEVAKHGFGYYVAHFGTYKSIYGALAGIPIMMIWLYMSWLVVLLGGELTATLGEWQSRRALRGVIALGV from the coding sequence ATGAAACAAGATCCAAGCCGATTATTGACGTTACGAAATCAACGTGGGGTTTGGTGCCGTCTGTTTTGTTTACGGCTTCGTCGCTTTCTGGCCTTTTTTTGGAAGCGTGTCTGGCATGATCGGTTGCCGGTGCTGGCGGGCCATCTGGCCTACGTCTCCCTGTTATCCATTGTGCCCTTACTGGCAGTGATCTTTTCGTTATTATCTTGGTTACCGCGCTTTTCTCATTTCCGTCGTCAGTTTGAATTGTTTGTTTTCAGTCATTTTGTACCGGAAACAGAAATTGCCTTTCGCTATCATTTTTCCCTGTTTGTGAAAAATGCCTCACGCACTACCTCAATCGGTTTGTGTATGTTGGTATTGCTGGCGTTGTTGTTGATTGCCGCGATTGATGAAAATCTGAACCATATCTGGCGTTGCCGTGGGCAGCGGAAATGGCTTAAAACGGTCACGATGTACAGTACAGTACTGGGTATTGCGCCGTTACTGGTTGGTGGCAGTCTTTTGCTGTCAGCCCAGATCCAGGACTGGGCTGTCTGGGATTATGAACTGGTGTCATTGCTGGGCGGCGGGCTAATGACATTATTCCCGTATTTGCTTTCGCTGGGCGGATTTCTGTTGCTGTATAAAATAGTGCCCAATGTGTATGTGTATTGGCAGCACGCCTTTTTGGGGGCCATGCTGGCGGCACTGCTGTTTGAAGTGGCAAAACATGGCTTTGGTTATTACGTGGCGCATTTTGGTACCTATAAATCGATTTATGGCGCGTTAGCCGGTATTCCCATCATGATGATCTGGCTTTATATGAGCTGGTTAGTGGTGTTGCTGGGGGGCGAGTTGACGGCCACTTTGGGTGAGTGGCAGTCGAGGCGTGCATTGCGTGGTGTCATCGCATTAGGGGTTTGA
- a CDS encoding EAL domain-containing protein yields MLRINEQLEQLQHHGFSIAIDDFGTGYSSLASLRDLPVKILKIDKSFVKKATYDDKDTRIVRAIIDMGHSLHKSIIAEGIETPEQMALLQKLGCDEGQGYLFSKPLPESLITPLLRQDMIIPPAAEPLASAE; encoded by the coding sequence TTGTTACGCATTAATGAACAACTGGAACAATTACAACACCATGGTTTTAGCATCGCGATTGATGATTTTGGTACCGGTTATTCCAGTCTGGCCAGTCTGCGTGATTTACCGGTAAAAATATTAAAAATAGATAAATCCTTCGTCAAAAAAGCAACTTACGATGACAAAGACACCCGCATTGTGCGTGCCATTATTGATATGGGCCACTCATTGCATAAATCCATCATTGCGGAAGGCATCGAAACACCGGAACAAATGGCTCTATTACAAAAATTAGGCTGTGATGAAGGGCAAGGCTACCTGTTTTCCAAGCCGTTACCTGAAAGTCTGATCACACCGTTGCTGCGACAAGACATGATCATTCCTCCGGCTGCAGAACCTCTCGCCAGCGCAGAATGA
- a CDS encoding HI1450 family dsDNA-mimic protein: MDQQQTELDTLIDQAYELFLELAADNLDEATIARFNREFPDHGGLGDCEPEADWEDEIQAEVRPEEWLEVRVGLLNADDEFDYLFARMLINRDPESQECHILWQPE; this comes from the coding sequence ATGGATCAGCAACAAACCGAACTTGATACCTTGATCGATCAGGCTTATGAACTTTTTCTGGAACTGGCCGCCGATAATTTAGATGAAGCCACGATCGCCCGATTCAATCGTGAATTTCCGGATCACGGCGGGTTGGGTGATTGCGAGCCGGAAGCAGATTGGGAAGATGAAATTCAGGCGGAAGTACGCCCCGAAGAATGGCTGGAAGTGCGTGTCGGGCTGCTCAATGCCGACGATGAATTTGACTATCTGTTTGCTCGGATGCTGATCAACCGAGATCCGGAAAGTCAGGAATGCCATATTCTATGGCAACCGGAATAA
- the rstB gene encoding two-component system sensor histidine kinase RstB, translating into MRKLFIQFYLLLIASFLLVTLLVGGFYKFTAERTSEKSLTDLMDSVMTLLEGELADIPQSAWPEQLAKLDFNLSFPVNIGNVQDQPLDEDAVSALNRGEIVMLEDSSICMELIPDATNYVLIAGPIPYLSFLHQIKQLDYLFLGLLGISLGLPVFIWMRPHWRDLLQLERTARRLGRGDLSARINLPENSSLQRLGRAFDQMADNIQDLIASKKRLTDNVAHELRTPLVRLRYRLEMLEEPLPDAERQGIERDITHLETLVDEMLTYARLDRPKVALNTQAFSPADWLAHRQDDWEQRSDADKKIEILPIPAEWLWHGDTRLLNRLLDNLVGNALRYSQQHIRITLAQDNDWNIIQVEDDGPGIPADQREHIFDAFYRLDPSRDRATGGFGLGLAIVQGIMQAHHGHAHVETSSLGGASFICRWPHSNP; encoded by the coding sequence ATGCGTAAGCTGTTTATTCAATTTTATCTGTTATTGATTGCCTCATTTTTGCTGGTCACACTGCTGGTCGGCGGGTTTTACAAATTCACGGCTGAACGCACCAGTGAAAAATCACTCACCGACCTGATGGACAGTGTCATGACACTGCTGGAAGGTGAACTTGCCGATATACCGCAAAGTGCCTGGCCTGAACAGCTGGCCAAACTCGACTTTAACCTCTCCTTTCCGGTCAATATCGGTAATGTACAGGATCAGCCCCTGGATGAAGATGCCGTTAGTGCATTGAACCGGGGAGAAATCGTGATGCTGGAAGACAGTTCGATCTGCATGGAACTGATCCCAGACGCAACGAACTATGTCTTAATCGCCGGGCCTATTCCCTATCTCTCATTTTTACATCAAATCAAGCAGTTAGATTATCTTTTCTTAGGGCTGCTCGGCATCTCGCTCGGTCTACCCGTTTTCATATGGATGCGACCTCACTGGCGAGATTTACTCCAACTGGAGCGAACTGCCCGGCGTTTAGGACGGGGAGATCTGTCTGCCCGGATCAATCTGCCGGAAAACTCCAGCCTGCAGCGTTTGGGCAGAGCGTTTGATCAAATGGCCGACAATATTCAAGACCTTATCGCCAGTAAAAAACGTCTAACCGATAATGTCGCCCACGAACTGCGTACCCCCTTGGTTCGTCTGCGCTACCGACTGGAAATGCTGGAAGAACCGCTTCCAGATGCTGAACGACAAGGAATTGAACGGGATATCACTCATCTGGAAACGTTGGTGGATGAAATGCTCACCTACGCCAGACTGGATCGCCCTAAAGTCGCCTTAAACACGCAAGCTTTCTCGCCTGCGGATTGGTTGGCACATCGTCAGGACGATTGGGAACAGCGTTCGGATGCCGATAAAAAGATTGAAATATTGCCGATCCCAGCTGAATGGTTATGGCATGGGGATACCCGATTGCTCAATCGCTTACTCGATAATCTCGTCGGCAATGCCTTACGCTACAGTCAGCAGCATATCCGGATTACACTGGCGCAAGATAATGACTGGAACATCATTCAGGTTGAAGATGATGGTCCCGGGATACCCGCAGATCAACGTGAACATATCTTTGATGCCTTCTATCGGCTGGATCCCAGCCGGGACCGGGCCACCGGCGGATTCGGCTTAGGGTTAGCGATTGTACAGGGGATCATGCAGGCACATCATGGTCATGCCCACGTTGAGACCAGCTCGTTAGGAGGCGCCAGCTTTATCTGCCGCTGGCCCCATTCAAACCCCTAA
- the rstA gene encoding two-component system response regulator RstA, with protein MQRIVFVEDDAELGALIKGFLGKHDLEVTLVPRGDIAMDIILQEKPDLVLLDIMLPGIDGLTLCRNLRPHYSGPIVMLTSLDSDMNQILGLELGASDYILKTTPPAVLLARLRVQLRQQPVQPVQTTQATPAATGHPLHFGQLTIDPVSRDVVLADEVIQLSTSDFDLLWELASHAGHIMSRDSLLKVLRGVEYDGLDRSVDVAISRLRRKLGDNAQEPTRIKTVRNKGYLLAPAAWN; from the coding sequence ATGCAGCGTATTGTATTTGTTGAAGATGATGCCGAGCTTGGCGCCTTAATCAAAGGCTTTCTGGGAAAACATGACCTCGAGGTGACGCTGGTGCCCCGCGGGGATATCGCGATGGATATTATCCTGCAGGAAAAGCCCGATCTGGTGCTGCTCGACATTATGCTGCCCGGCATTGACGGTCTGACGTTATGCCGGAATTTACGACCGCATTACAGCGGCCCGATCGTCATGCTGACGTCATTAGACAGTGACATGAACCAGATCCTCGGGCTCGAACTGGGTGCCAGTGACTACATACTGAAAACAACCCCGCCGGCTGTTCTGCTGGCCAGACTACGAGTGCAACTCCGACAGCAACCCGTTCAACCGGTTCAGACAACGCAAGCGACTCCTGCTGCCACCGGGCATCCGCTGCATTTCGGTCAACTCACCATTGATCCCGTCAGTCGTGATGTGGTGCTGGCCGATGAAGTCATACAACTGTCTACCAGCGATTTTGATTTGCTATGGGAGCTGGCCAGTCATGCCGGTCATATCATGAGCCGAGATTCACTGTTAAAAGTGCTTCGGGGCGTAGAATATGACGGTTTAGACCGCAGCGTCGATGTCGCCATTTCCCGTCTGCGTCGCAAACTGGGTGACAACGCGCAGGAACCAACCCGAATCAAAACAGTACGCAACAAAGGATACCTGCTTGCCCCTGCAGCCTGGAACTAG
- the typA gene encoding translational GTPase TypA, whose amino-acid sequence MLENLRNIAIIAHVDHGKTTLVDKLLQQSGTLDRSSEGQERIMDSNDLERERGITILAKNTAIRWKDYRINIVDTPGHADFGGEVERVMSMVDCVLLLVDAVDGPMPQTRFVTQKAFARGLRPIVVVNKIDRPGARPDWVIDQVFDLFDNLGATDEQLDFPIVYASALNGFATMDPSIPSDNMDPLFQAIVDFVEPPKADPAGEFQMQISQLDYSSYVGVIGIGRITRGSVKPNMQVTVVGADGKTRTGKVGQVMGYLGLQRTEVTEAQAGDIIAITGLGELKISDTICSNSAVEALPPLSVDEPTVTMTFQVNTSPFAGKEGKYVTSRNILERLQNELRHNVALRVEETEDPDKFRVSGRGELHLGILIENMRREGFELAVSRPEVIMRVIDGVKMEPMETLTVDIEEQNQGSVMEKLGERKADLRNMVPDGKGRVRLDYMIPARGLIGFQTEFMTLTSGTGLLYHTFEEYGEFKGGAIGQRQNGVLISNATGKALGFALFNLQDRGRLFIEHATEVYEGQIIGIHSRSNDLTVNCLKGKQLTNMRASGTDEAIVLTTPIKMTLEQAMEFIDDDELVEVTPQNIRVRKKLLTEMDRKRANRGSGKEE is encoded by the coding sequence ATGTTAGAGAATCTCCGCAATATTGCCATTATTGCGCACGTTGACCATGGCAAAACCACTCTGGTTGACAAACTGTTACAGCAGTCTGGAACCCTGGACCGTTCTTCGGAAGGTCAGGAGCGCATTATGGACTCCAACGATCTGGAAAGAGAACGCGGGATTACCATTCTTGCCAAAAACACAGCCATTCGCTGGAAAGATTACCGCATCAATATCGTAGATACTCCAGGCCATGCTGATTTTGGCGGTGAAGTAGAACGTGTTATGTCGATGGTTGACTGCGTATTGTTGTTGGTTGATGCCGTTGATGGTCCAATGCCACAAACCCGTTTCGTGACCCAGAAAGCGTTTGCTCGTGGCCTGCGTCCGATCGTGGTCGTCAACAAGATTGACCGTCCTGGTGCGCGTCCTGACTGGGTTATTGATCAGGTATTTGACCTGTTCGACAACCTGGGTGCTACCGACGAACAATTGGATTTCCCAATCGTTTATGCTTCTGCGTTAAACGGTTTTGCAACTATGGATCCATCAATTCCTTCAGACAACATGGATCCGCTGTTCCAGGCGATTGTTGATTTCGTTGAGCCGCCAAAAGCCGATCCTGCTGGCGAGTTCCAGATGCAAATTTCTCAGCTGGATTACTCTTCTTACGTAGGTGTGATCGGTATCGGCCGTATTACCCGTGGTAGCGTGAAGCCAAACATGCAGGTGACTGTGGTTGGTGCTGATGGCAAAACCCGTACCGGTAAAGTGGGTCAGGTAATGGGCTATCTGGGCCTGCAACGTACTGAAGTGACCGAAGCGCAGGCGGGTGACATTATTGCGATCACCGGTCTGGGCGAGCTGAAAATCTCTGACACCATCTGTTCAAACTCTGCTGTGGAAGCTCTGCCGCCACTGTCTGTGGATGAACCAACTGTGACCATGACTTTCCAGGTAAACACCTCTCCGTTTGCCGGTAAAGAAGGTAAGTACGTGACTTCACGTAACATTCTGGAACGTCTGCAGAATGAGCTGCGTCACAACGTTGCTCTGCGTGTTGAAGAAACCGAAGATCCGGATAAATTCCGCGTATCAGGCCGTGGTGAACTGCACTTAGGCATTCTGATCGAAAACATGCGTCGTGAAGGCTTCGAACTGGCGGTGTCTCGTCCTGAAGTTATCATGCGTGTCATTGATGGCGTGAAGATGGAACCAATGGAAACACTGACTGTTGATATCGAAGAACAGAATCAGGGTTCCGTCATGGAAAAACTGGGTGAGCGTAAAGCTGACCTGCGTAACATGGTGCCGGATGGTAAGGGTCGTGTACGTCTGGATTATATGATCCCGGCTCGTGGTCTGATCGGCTTCCAGACTGAATTTATGACTCTGACTTCAGGTACTGGTCTGCTGTACCATACTTTCGAAGAATACGGTGAGTTCAAGGGTGGCGCTATCGGCCAGCGTCAGAACGGTGTGCTGATTTCTAATGCCACCGGTAAAGCGCTGGGCTTTGCGCTGTTCAACCTACAAGACCGTGGCCGTCTGTTCATTGAACATGCGACCGAGGTTTATGAAGGTCAGATCATCGGGATCCACAGCCGTTCTAACGACCTGACTGTAAACTGTCTGAAAGGTAAACAGCTGACCAACATGCGTGCATCTGGTACGGATGAAGCGATTGTGCTGACAACACCGATTAAGATGACACTGGAACAGGCGATGGAATTCATCGACGATGATGAATTGGTTGAAGTCACGCCGCAAAACATTCGTGTTCGTAAGAAATTACTGACCGAAATGGATCGTAAACGTGCTAACCGTGGCAGTGGCAAAGAGGAATAA